A segment of the Aureimonas sp. SA4125 genome:
GAGATCCCGAAATCACGCCCGGCGTCACCGCCGGCAGCGTCACGAACAGAAAGGCCTGCAGCGGCGGCGCGCCGCAGCTCGCGGCGGCCAGTTCCAGGTCGGGAACGAGCGAGGCGGCGCTGGCGGTCACCGCCCAGATCATGAAGGGCAAGTTGATGACGCAGGCGGCCACGCCCACCGGCCAGAGCGAGCCGAGCACGCCCGCCTCGCCGAACACCAGCATCAGGCCGATGCCGGAGCCGATCAGCGGGATGGTGAAGGGCAGGAGCAGGTAGATCTGCAGCGCCTGGCCGAAGCGCACGCGGTATTTCACCAGCGCAAGGCCGGCGAGCGTGCCGACCGGGATGGCCAAGGCCGTGCAGATCACCGCGACCTGCAGCGAGCGGAGGAACGCCTGGCGAAGGTCGCTCGCCGCGAACACCTTGGCGTACCACTTCAGCGAAAACCCGTCGGGCGGGAAGGTGATGAGGTTTCCGGAGGTGAATGAGGCGCCGAGCACGACCAGCGTCGGCGCCGACAGGATCAGCAGCGCCAGGACGACGAAACCGTTGATCGTCCACGTCTTGCTGCGCGGCGTGCTCAACGCTTGGCTCCGAGCGCCAGCGTGCCGGCGCCGAACAGGGCGAACACGGCGCCTACGAGAGCCGAGCCGACGAGGACGAGCAGCACCGTCAGCGTCGCGCCCATGCCCTGGTCGGAGGTGCGGAAGAACTGGTCGTAGATCGCATTGGCGATGAAATCCTGACCACCGCCGCCGAGAATGGCGGGAATGGCGAAGTCGGTCAGCGACAGCGTCAACACCACGAGCCCGGCGCCGATGAAGCCCGGCCGCGCCATGGGGATGACGACATGGCTGAACACCTTGACCCAGCTCGCGCCGAGCGAGCCGGCGGCGGCCTCGATCTCCTCGGGGATCGCGGTCAGCGCAGGGGCGAGCATCAGCACGGCGAAGGGCAGCATGTACTGCACCAGGCCGAACAGGACGGCCCAGTAGTTGAACAACAGCCGGATCGGGCCGATCCC
Coding sequences within it:
- a CDS encoding ABC transporter permease; translated protein: MSTPRSKTWTINGFVVLALLILSAPTLVVLGASFTSGNLITFPPDGFSLKWYAKVFAASDLRQAFLRSLQVAVICTALAIPVGTLAGLALVKYRVRFGQALQIYLLLPFTIPLIGSGIGLMLVFGEAGVLGSLWPVGVAACVINLPFMIWAVTASAASLVPDLELAAASCGAPPLQAFLFVTLPAVTPGVISGSLLMFILALNEFLVSLLLVDARIVTLPVQIYNSIRSIITPDLAAISVVFIACAAAAIFALDRLVGLDIFLKSK